In Spartobacteria bacterium, the following proteins share a genomic window:
- a CDS encoding DUF4410 domain-containing protein gives MFRHVLLFFFLFALAISTGCSTKSQFNQVSEAQNQCPPYFSVGEINDSSKYSPGKDDPAIEPSEMMRSALKNELTQKGYFAEKSENVSTINIEILNYAPGNAFARWLFPGAGASKLKIQTSLVDCKNIEIANIPIDRSIAAGGGYTIGAWEYVFTDVAERLVQDLEKNVLKK, from the coding sequence ATGTTCCGCCACGTCCTGCTGTTCTTCTTCCTCTTCGCCCTAGCCATCAGCACAGGTTGCTCGACAAAATCCCAATTCAACCAAGTCAGTGAAGCTCAAAACCAATGCCCGCCGTACTTTAGCGTCGGCGAAATCAATGATTCCAGCAAATACTCGCCTGGTAAGGACGATCCAGCCATTGAACCCTCAGAGATGATGCGTTCCGCCTTAAAAAACGAGCTAACCCAAAAAGGATATTTTGCTGAAAAGTCCGAAAATGTCTCCACGATCAATATTGAAATCCTCAACTATGCGCCAGGTAACGCTTTTGCCAGATGGCTCTTTCCTGGCGCTGGTGCATCAAAGCTGAAGATCCAAACCTCCCTTGTTGATTGCAAAAATATCGAAATCGCCAATATTCCCATTGACCGCAGCATTGCGGCGGGCGGCGGTTACACGATTGGCGCATGGGAGTATGTATTCACAGATGTCGCCGAACGTCTGGTTCAAGATTTAGAAAAGAACGTTCTGAAGAAGTAG
- a CDS encoding ADP-ribosylglycohydrolase family protein yields the protein MQDGILSRAQGCLMGQLAGDSLGSLVEFKSAEEIRSLYPSGLRMLADGGAWNTLAGQPTDDSELALMLARSLVEQGRFDRYSVRNAYRFWYDSRPFDCGATIAAGLRDQPNFESHANGALMRVSPLGIFGTHHNLWDVGDWAKKDASITHPHPICCEANALFAMALSRVIRRGCSPQSLYAGMLLWSEEMDVHPTLKGALADAATTPPKSYGRHQGWVLIAFQNAVWQLLHAPNLEEGVVDTVMRGGDTDTNAAICGALLGAVYGLEAVPTQWKEKVLSCRPEQRAGVAHPRPEVFWPVDALELAQQLME from the coding sequence ATGCAAGACGGCATTCTTTCCCGCGCCCAAGGCTGCCTCATGGGGCAGCTTGCAGGAGATTCCCTGGGGAGTCTGGTGGAATTTAAATCTGCCGAAGAGATACGCAGCCTTTATCCCTCCGGCTTACGCATGTTGGCCGACGGAGGGGCGTGGAACACCCTGGCTGGACAGCCCACTGATGATTCAGAGCTAGCCCTCATGCTCGCCCGATCGTTAGTGGAACAAGGCAGGTTCGACAGATACAGCGTTCGAAATGCCTACCGATTCTGGTACGACTCCCGGCCTTTCGACTGCGGAGCAACCATTGCTGCCGGCCTGAGAGATCAGCCAAATTTCGAGAGCCACGCCAACGGAGCACTCATGCGCGTCAGCCCGCTGGGCATTTTTGGAACGCATCACAACCTGTGGGACGTTGGCGACTGGGCAAAAAAAGACGCATCAATAACCCATCCGCACCCGATCTGCTGCGAGGCCAATGCGCTCTTCGCCATGGCCTTGTCCCGGGTCATCCGGCGCGGGTGTTCCCCTCAGAGTCTCTATGCCGGAATGCTGCTGTGGTCTGAGGAAATGGACGTTCACCCCACCTTGAAAGGCGCTCTCGCTGATGCAGCCACGACTCCACCCAAAAGCTACGGACGCCACCAAGGGTGGGTACTCATCGCCTTCCAGAACGCTGTCTGGCAGCTTCTCCATGCTCCAAACCTAGAAGAAGGCGTGGTCGACACGGTCATGCGCGGCGGCGACACCGATACCAATGCCGCCATTTGCGGCGCTCTTCTTGGGGCCGTGTATGGCCTTGAAGCAGTGCCCACGCAATGGAAGGAAAAGGTCCTCTCCTGCAGACCTGAGCAACGCGCAGGAGTTGCGCACCCTCGCCCCGAAGTATTC